The DNA sequence CCCAGCTACAACACGTCGATCAGCCCAATTCTCCGCCAATCACCTCCGTTGACAGTTCTCGGTCACCGCCCAACGCAGACTCACATCCAGTGTACCGGTTGGTTAAGCAAACGCCGACGTCTGCAGATTCGTGCGTAGTGACCGCAAGCCTAGCCTCTCCCCTTacatccttctttgacaGATACACATTCCCTCGTTCAGAGCCAtcaaggatttggataTCGACTTGTTGATCAGGTTCACCGGGGACATTGGCGGTGACAATCACAAGAGAGTGTGCGGATGCAAAGTTCCAAATACTAATACGTAGTCAGGTGGGTGATAAGCAAGGTACTCAAAGTCACGAACCATTCTATGTCGCGTGGTTAGTGTGCGTCACCATCCAGATGAGACAGAATGGACATACTGGGCTTGGGATTCCGATCGGAAGTGAGGTCAAACTTGACAGCGTAGACTGCTGTCAGTAATGTGAAAAGGTATAACAGCGAGGGGATTCGGAGGATCATGGCGGGGCAATGAATGTATACCTGTTTTGTGTGATTATACAGCTGGAGAATGACAAAATGGTTACGCTTGTCGAATAACAGCTTCGTTGCAGGCCACGTCCAAAGACGTGGTGGAGGGTGGGTGCCTAGTCTCAAAAGGCTTGCCAATGGTTCTAACTGCCTTCCGTGCCTATCCAATCACTTTCCTATCCGCGCCTATACTTCCGTAATTGTAACGAGTCGCCGGTTGccttgttctttttttatttcGCTATTTTCGAGCGAGACGTGCTTTGGATTTCAGAAAATACAACCAAAACAGCTGCCCACGCAACAACCCCCTCCAGCATCTGCATGCTACCTTCTACCCTCGCGAGAATACCCATACGCCTCTTACACCCACAAGCCACTCAGCAGCTCAGATCACTCTCGAACACAATGGCAACCAACAAGTCAGCTGTCACACAGCCGACTTGGTACTCTCCAGCAAAATCAGCAGACGAACCAGTACTCAGAGTCTACAACTCCCTCACAAGATCAAAGGATGTCTTTGTTCCCACAAACGGAAGGAGAGTCGACTGGTACAACTGTGGTCCTACCGTCTATGACTCATCCCATATGGGTCATGCCAGGTGAGCTCGTCTCTTTGGAATACTCGTGCAATGGCTGAACCACAACAGGAATTACCTCACTCAGGACATTGTTCGAAGAATATTGCGAGATTATTTCAATTACGATGTCAACTTTGTTATGAACGTCACCGACATTGATGACAAGATCATCCTTCGAGCTCGTGAATCGTACCTCCTGGACCAAGCCATTTCCACCAACCTTGCTCTTACTCCCGAACTCATATCCGACGTCGAAGCTGCGTTTACAAAGTATCTCGCCAAACCTCTCAAATCCCTTACCGCCCCTCTTGAACACTCTCCTAATGCCACTTCTTTTGAAATCCTGGACTTGCTGTTGCAAAAGGACCAGTCTGAAGCTCAGTGGGCAAAGGAAGCTCGAGAAAGGGAGGAAAAGTTTGGAATGTACTTGGCAAGTCTTTCAAAAGCTAGGGATGCGTACAATGCTGCCCAGCAAAGGGTCGGAAAGCCCGAAGGAGAGGGACAAGCTGTCAAAGACTTGGTTGAAGGAGCGACCGACGTCCTTGGGCCGTATCTTGGTGAGAAGGTATGGCATATCTTTATTGTTTCGATCAGCACT is a window from the Cryptococcus neoformans var. neoformans JEC21 chromosome 2 sequence genome containing:
- a CDS encoding ER to Golgi transport-related protein, putative, coding for MILRIPSLLYLFTLLTAVYAVKFDLTSDRNPKPKCIWNFASAHSLVIVTANVPGEPDQQVDIQILDGSERGNVYLSKKDVRGEARLAVTTHESADVGVCLTNRYTGSGNPRVVRSVELDVDIGADAIDYNAIANQESLSILEVEMRKLEAVTKEIVEEMGYLQRREMRMRDTNESTNQRVKVFSVLIICCTIGLGVWQLLHLRSFFKRKYLID